Part of the Lentimicrobium sp. L6 genome is shown below.
ATCAATTATATACTATTCAAAATATAGATTATCAGGATTTTGTATTAAAAGCTGAAATCAAACTCATTAAAACCAATCCTATTTTTAAAGGCCATTTTCCCGATGTCCCTGTGCTGCCTGGCGTGACTATGATGCAAATGGTAAAGGAATTACTAGAAATAGCGGAAGAAAAGAAATTTTTAATTCAAAGTGCTGGACAAATTAAGTTTTTACAAATGTTGAACCCTGAACACTTAGATGTGGTGAATTGGGAAATTAATGTGGGTAAAACGGAGGAGAGGCTTTTTAAAGTTAAAGCCCAAATGATTAAAGAGGATATTGTATTTTTCAAAATGACTGGAAAACTAGAATGGCAACAATAGAAACTCCATATCAGCTGCAACCTCGTTTTGAAACCTTAAAGACTTTGGTTTTAATTCCCAGCTATAATAATGCTCCAAAGCTAAAAGGAGTTTTGGAGGATGTATTGTCCTATACCCATTCTGTATTGGTCGTAAATGATGGCAGTAGTGATGAAACAGCTCAGATTCTAGAGCAGTATTCTCAGATTAAAGTATTGCATCATGAGCAAAACCAAGGCAAAGGAGTCGCTTTAAAAACAGGAATTGATTGGGCTTTAGAAAATGACTACGATTATCTCATCTCTATAGATTCTGATGGCCAGCATTTGGCAAAAGATTTGGAAGCTTTTCTCGATAAAGTAGAGGAGGAGCCT
Proteins encoded:
- a CDS encoding hydroxymyristoyl-ACP dehydratase; the encoded protein is MLKDQLYTIQNIDYQDFVLKAEIKLIKTNPIFKGHFPDVPVLPGVTMMQMVKELLEIAEEKKFLIQSAGQIKFLQMLNPEHLDVVNWEINVGKTEERLFKVKAQMIKEDIVFFKMTGKLEWQQ